The proteins below are encoded in one region of Silene latifolia isolate original U9 population chromosome 2, ASM4854445v1, whole genome shotgun sequence:
- the LOC141642554 gene encoding uncharacterized protein LOC141642554 produces the protein MSGEPFTVDVSYYHGGKFETTTTGKIDYVGGKVSLKYGFWSDKFCYSDVFETGMSLMKGKYFITYFKLKGKTIENGLQRLQHQREMDDLLNSRDRDTKLDLYFVEAVRRVEKLPTRRKLSAVLEREFEINIVETSNIHNNKGNRQKRKEPVDVRDEEYDEESNRDDGYCTEDSEFSDIDIGNNEVDGDLVEEEELFTDINNF, from the coding sequence ATGTCTGGTGAACCATTCACTGTTGATGTTTCATATTACCATGGTGGTAAATTTGAGACTACTACTACTGGTAAAATTGATTATGTAGGGGGGAAAGTAAGCTTGAAATATGGATTTTGGTCTGATAAATTCTGTTATAGTGATGTATTTGAGACTGGGATGAGTCTTATGAAGGGGAAATATTTTATCACTTATTTTAAGCTTAAAGGTAAGACTATTGAAAATGGGTTGCAGAGATTGCAACATCAAAGGGAAATGGACGATTTATTAAACTCTAGGGACAGAGATACTAAACTTGATTTATACTTTGTTGAGGCTGTCAGAAGGGTAGAGAAGCTGCCAACAAGAAGAAAACTTAGTGCAGTACTTGAGAGAGAATTTGAGATAAATATTGTTGAGACAAGTAATATTCACAACAATAAGGGTAATAGACAAAAGCGGAAAGAACCTGTGGATGTAAGGGATGAGGAGTATGATGAGGAATCAAATAGGGATGATGGCTATTGCACTGAAGATAGTGAGTTTAGTGACATTGACATTGGTAACAATGAAGTTGATGGTGATTTAGTGGAAGAGGAAGAGTTGTTCACTGACATTAACAATTTCTAG